From Deinococcus aestuarii, the proteins below share one genomic window:
- a CDS encoding TetR/AcrR family transcriptional regulator translates to METLTDSGERAQQAAQPKRADARRNEQTLLDAAAALFVTSGVDVPVREIALKAGVGVGTIYRHFPTRADLIVAVYRHQVEACAEAGPALLASSVSPYEALGQWIDLFVDFLTTKHGLAAVMQSDKAGFDTLHAYFLDRLVPVCAGLLDAAAEVGEVRPDLTAYELMRGVGNLCVGAGDPRYNARRLVERLIAGLRRP, encoded by the coding sequence ATGGAGACCTTGACCGACAGTGGCGAGCGAGCACAGCAAGCCGCCCAGCCCAAACGGGCCGACGCCCGGCGGAACGAGCAGACGCTGCTCGACGCCGCCGCCGCCCTCTTCGTGACGTCTGGCGTCGACGTGCCGGTGCGCGAGATCGCGCTTAAAGCCGGGGTCGGGGTGGGGACGATCTACCGGCACTTCCCGACGCGGGCGGATCTGATCGTCGCCGTCTACCGGCATCAGGTCGAGGCCTGCGCCGAGGCCGGTCCGGCGCTGCTCGCCAGCAGCGTGAGTCCTTATGAGGCGTTGGGGCAATGGATCGACCTCTTCGTGGATTTCCTGACCACCAAGCACGGCCTGGCGGCCGTCATGCAGTCCGACAAGGCCGGCTTCGACACGTTGCACGCCTACTTCCTCGACCGCCTCGTGCCGGTGTGTGCCGGGCTGCTGGACGCTGCCGCAGAAGTAGGGGAGGTTCGCCCGGACCTGACGGCCTACGAACTGATGCGCGGCGTGGGCAATCTCTGCGTCGGCGCTGGCGACCCCCGCTACAACGCCCGTCGTCTGGTCGAACGGCTCATCGCCGGACTGCGCCGACCGTAG